ACAACTTCAGCCATGTCCCATGGTATCCTTATAAGGCGTCTCGCTCTGAACATGGGCTTTGCCTCAGGAACATTCCTTGGTTCATTTGGTGACAAGTTTTGGTCTCTAAGCCACTGTTTTCTGAGAAATCTATCTTCTTCAGACATAGGGCTATTTATCCTTTGCCTTTCCCATGGCATAGGCTCGATTGAAAACGGCGGATATCTGCTCCCTTTGTTGATTTGAGCTTGAAGTACACGCCTCCGGTATTCCCATACCTTCTCATTGGGTAAAGGTGATTCAATATCAGGAATTGCAGGTAATTTTTGTTTTGGCCCGGTCGCAGGCACCTTCGTGTCCGCCATCTTGGCGACCTTGATGACAACTTTGCTACCCCAAAGAAAATTAATGAGCGAAACTATTTATGTTTGTGCAATGCGGTATGCGTATTGTATTGTGTCGCGAGAAACACATACAGTGTAAGTGACTTCTCCTGATATCTAcactacatctacatctacggagatGTTGAGCGCAAATAGGCAATCTGCgttatttaccaaacgcgcagcgcatataacaaatttttgtacgttggttatatgcgcagcgcaaataacaaatgtacactttatatatcagaaatttgcagttcgtgtttgataaatcatgcagttggtcaatttatcaataaatatagatgtcaaatgctgaatatcttggtatgtgtcataaatttgtttctacatcacggcagtcggtcaccaggtttcaataccttcgatcttatacaagatgcaataaaacccaaacatgcgtgaaggtgtaatttcctccagcttgcacacgtcgtcctctggtatgttttaggctatttttataattttctacttcacccgagcacacacttagcaaaatatcgtttttattatattgaaatatcttgaaatttcacaataatattctttttaccaacgggagcatacctctaaacatgtctaagataaaagacgaaataaaaaaagtcacagaactaaaagaaaattcttacagatcttatctatattattattatcattattttatagtacaaaatcgattgaataaagagtaggcctaattttcatcaaaacgtaaacgaaatttatatttagtagctgcacaagatatgtgttcggtgccctgcgctaaTTGAAAATCTGGAAactactctgataacttgaatatcttttataaatcatattaacttttacttagatttacgattacagactaaaactttatttgtttttgtttttttacaaatgtaaatggatctataatgttacatctgtaacttgcgtgggaggtcggtcctgctctaatagcaaagtttgaaattacactgtatttcaaatataattatttcattcataaagcatactatttatgtaactttcaaatgaatactgtaaaagaatgattagaaaaagagtcaTTTCTGTTATAACGAGAACGTAcgtatattacattttttatctgcgcaagatgtgtgtctgcgctaataataaatctggaaattactctgaaaacctgaatatcttttataaatcatattaatttttactttgatttacgattacagactaaaactatatttttttacaaatctaaatggatctataatgttacacctgtaacttgcgtggaaggtcggtcctgcgctaatagcaaagtttgaaattacactgtatttcaaatatagttcattcataaaacatactatttatgtaactttcaaatgaatactgtaaaaaaaatgattagaaaaagagtgatttctgtcataacgagaacgaaatattacattttttatctgcgcaagatgtgtgtctctgcgctaataataaacctggaaattactttgaaaatttgaatatcttttataaatcatattaatttttactttgatttacgattacagactaaaactatagtttttttttacaaatctaaatggatctataatgttatacatgtaactTGCGTGgaaggtcggtcctgcgctaatagcaaagtttgaaattacact
The sequence above is a segment of the Mercenaria mercenaria strain notata chromosome 3, MADL_Memer_1, whole genome shotgun sequence genome. Coding sequences within it:
- the LOC123524966 gene encoding uncharacterized protein LOC123524966, producing the protein MADTKVPATGPKQKLPAIPDIESPLPNEKVWEYRRRVLQAQINKGSRYPPFSIEPMPWERQRINSPMSEEDRFLRKQWLRDQNLSPNEPRNVPEAKPMFRARRLIRIPWDMAEVVMAKVIGQNAAGVIRLITPKILFAYVLGVAGFYHIYYNPRSWESHHGFFLFGSRRSRFPGADHSAFPPDVETFNLQGFDYRKSHLNARTSAQGQ